In the Pararge aegeria chromosome 16, ilParAegt1.1, whole genome shotgun sequence genome, TGTGTTGTTCAACCAACCAATGTCATGCGGCTAAAGAAGAAATTCAATATCAATAAACAGTTGGGTTAGCTTGTaccttcaaaaaataaattactggaCACTTTATCAGCTATTTTGTTTGCAGAAAAAGagcattgattttattttactaatcgTTATCTTtagaggattaaaaaaaaatatgttcaatgacaaattaataaaacaagatTTTTCTATAGTTTCTTTTTCAATAGCAAACAAATTTGGTTGGTAAAAAAGACAGCATTTGATAAGgataatgttaatttaaaataagatatttcaTACCTGGCCACCCCCCGCAGGGAAGAGGATAGTATTCTCCAACGTCACTTGGTAACCTTGGAAAGTTAATACCTTTCCATACTCCACAATTGGTTCCTTTGTTTCTTCACATTTTACAACTTTCGAAGTAAACTTGAACAAAACAAtagtcatcatattaacccattactggcccactagagGGAACAGGTCTCCTTTCACAAAGAAAAGATATATTTCTAATATAGAATAGATATATTTCTATAGAAAAACTTTagcaaattataattaattacatacagtttggttgaaaacattattgtttaagtaacatGACAATGTTTGGTAACATTTGCTATAATTTGCGACCAAATTTTATCATTAAGTATAAGCATTTAATAACTGTAGTGTACCAGCAACTTATAAGCTTTTCTTGTGGTGGGACCAAACTTTATATCTCAGCACAACCCCAGAAGccagaagtttatttattagcgTAATAAgaaatatgttaataaaaagaTGAGTTGAAGAATAAGGTCcgtattagtttatatttaaataatcagCTATAAGTAGCTCATTCACTACATCATATTATCTAGCaagatacataataatattaataggtttTATAATTCAGGGAATTACCTCCTTTAAGAAACTGTCCTCTTGACATTTAAAAAccattatatactatatttttatacagaCTAAGTGGCGATTGCCGACTGGACCTAATATAATGAATAgatatttatagtaatttatacaataggacgaaatacaaatattttcatcTGTGATAAAACAAGTGCGccaaattagaataaaaaataattcgcgATTGATGACAATAGTACTCGACTGGTGAGGTTAAGCTTCAGGATCAGGATTCAGCATGAGCTTAGGatgtttacttttaaaactgtGATAGAAATTAGAAATAGAATTAATGCGCGACTGACAGTTATTCTGATGGATTATtgattcagattttttttctttattctttcccgtagggaaaaggcagaggtatatcaccgtacagccatgtcaGTGTATGTGACAGTGTTGATTGATTGATTCTGATGTCACTGTCACTATTCATCACCATCAGTGACACACTTTGCAAGGGACCACTGCACAGACTACTGAGGATAAGACAACTGCAATGCTCAGCAATCATCCAATGCTGCACACTGAGCCTGAGAGGCCGCAAAGTGGCTGTAAAGCCTCAGAGGTAGGGTGGGTGTAGGGTAGGTGTCAGTCGCTTTTGACGCTAATGTTGAAGGTAAAATTAGCGTTTTTTTACTACACACGAACAATATTCTTAAAAACGggcctatgttttttttaaataggttaagtgagaaaacagaaaaaataaataaactattgttattttattagtcaACTTGCATTTAATTaggtatcaaaatatttttttaattgaattaattaacattttttttattattagaataggAATTTAGGGATTGGTCCAAAACTGACATGGCGAAGTTAACGTCGTCCTTATTGATGCACATCGGTGGTTTTATTCTGAGAACCTGCAAAATGAAAATGAgaattttattagtaataattgtaataCTTACGAATAAAACTAATGTATCGGCTCAGATCTTTAATATTTCCACACTATTAAAAAGTAGTTAAAACATTTGACAACAAATGTTTTAACGATTGACAACAGAATCGAAGAGAGAAgaaaacagaatagaatagaattgaTTAGAACAGCACATAATAGAATATTAGAGttttattgttcactgtttacacaCGCAAAGGCAGTTGACTAGGCCTAGAAAAGCATTCAAAACATTATACCCACATCCTGGCGTacaattatagtattaaataagtataaaaaaatctaagtataaTCGCAATGTAGAATAAATCTTGCTTAAAaggcaattaaattaaatattccgATTTACGTAACGTTAGTTTCCGATACGTAAGTTTATTTGGTGTATGAATAATTAATGGGTACTGGACTTTTCTTCCGAAGATTCTAAATTGAGTTAGGAACTAGCCGTGGCAGGCCACGAAGATAATGACGCAGTTTATGCAAGTGCTAAAAAAATCTTACGTTGCCCCACCGTCCGCCTGTACCAATAAGAACACCGGAATCCTTTATCATCTCAAGAATGTTGGCAAAGTCGGGTTTGTTTAATGGATCTTTTGTCCCCGGCTCTACCATTTCTATGGCCAGCATCAATCCTTTCCCACGCACATCTCCGATTACGGGATAAACCTTTTGCAATGCCATTAGCTGTTCTATAAAGTATTTGCCGGTTTCCTTGCAGTTTTGTTGTAGATTCTCCTCGTCTATTACctgtaatttgtaataatttactattaataagtactactaaatcaattttaaaaaaaaactttacattaCGCTTTGCAACGTTCTTATTGACGTTTTTCAATCGTTGTGGCTGTAGTGAGGCTACGGTTATTCAgtacgaaaaaaaaagtataaaagtacAAATTTTTATAGGTACGTGTATttctttcatttgtttttagtGTAATGTCCGTGAATGTATATATTTGTAGAAATaacatgttaaaataaataaaaacagataaaattaaCAATGGTTAACAGTGGTTTACAGTACGTATGTTACTAAAACATTGAATACTTTTAagaaaggtaataaaaaaaaaactttttggcTTCGTGGAAGTTCAGCACTGGGTATCAACAGACTAAGTGATGACAATTTTTAGATCTCTTTTTTGGGAAACTTGGTTGTTGTGTGTACCCAAATAAACCATCaagataaattgttttaaaaaaccaCACAAACGGCAAGAGACAACTGATCGtcgataatataaaaattacaacggGTACAAGTTAAGCTTGAAACTAAGAATAAAATAtgtcttaaattttttacaaatcttttACTAACTTTACTGATTAACTTACTTCTAGAACCGCTTTTCCCACTGCTGAAGCCATCGGGTTTCCtccaaatgtattaaaatacgtGGCTTTAGCATGCGCTTGGGCTATTTCCTTGGTGGTGACCACCGCTGCAAGCGGGAAGCCGTTACCAATCCCTTTCGCCAATGTAACTATATCCGGCACAACCCCATGGCTTTCGAAACCCCAAAATGCATCGCCGGTACGACCGAAACCTGTTTGTACCTAGAGGAAAATCATCAGCTTACATAAGTGCCGGTTAGACTACACGATATATATAGCACTAATTCAGTTAGAGCCATATTAGTGGAGTGTGAATacagcggttatagcccagtgtgtaggacttcgacttaactttcggtgggccgagttcgaatcccagcacacacctctaacttttgagGTCATGTgtgttttaatgaataaaaaccaCTTGTttaaactgtgaaggaaaagatTGTGAGAAAacttgtatgcctgagagttctccataatgttctcggaGGTGTGTGTAGGACACcaaacgcactgggccagcgtggtggacttcggccttaacgccccttttcattgtgagaggagatccatgccctgtattgggccgcagtgacgtgcattgagggtatgcacagggaatctccggtacgagctataaatacttataactcttacaatgtctattcttaagttttttataactccaaCTGgaaactttcttcattttatgtcctctatgcacgccactggtgggccggtaaagatgatgatgaatacagtTAGTCTACCCAGAGACAGAAGAAGAAGCTCAGTATTAAGCGTAGTACTTCCAAACACAAGAtgtcacaaaaatctaaaaaaatataaaatactagccgttgcccgcgacttcgtctgcgtttgtttttgtttttttgatgtggcattaaatttagttgtagttctaaaaaaattaaaagtattcagtatcgctaagccttaaatgaggggtttgctgctgtccgctgaggagttctctcctctatctctaaccacagtttaggcaaaattaacctctatagtacataaataattatttaaatcggttataatttgtcggagttatggtgtaaaatcgtcaaacactcatcccctctcccaaaggaaccgagctcatcaagataaaaagtatcctatattacttctaacacatcCGCGAATATGTGTacgaagtttcatgaggatcggttaagtagtttttgcttgaaaaagtaacaaacaaactttcattgacatttataatattggtagggatagggatttaagTTATTACCTCATCAGCGACGTAAAGTCCACCATATGTTCGTATTAGTTCTCTGGCCTTTTTTATATATCCTTTCGTAAACTGCACGCCCCCGTTCACTCCTTGTATCGACTCCGCGAAGAATGCCGCCACTCTACCAGCTGGCATAGAATTCTCTAAAAGCTAAAATAATTCCCTCGTTACATTAGTATTTGAAGACGCCGACGCGAAGTTACgcatatattttacattttctgTATACTAcaaatttcaatttgttttcaGCGTTCTGGATCTCATAATGGAAAAActtaaaacctaacctaaccttccTATAGTTCGCTTCGTTATCTATCTATACATGTGCTCTTCGTCAGTCCGTCCAACGGTTTGTCCGTCCGCCAAGGGAATAAACCGTAGTACGGGCTGTACCATTAGCGTTCTCTGTTCGATAACTAAGaaccatatactgcgatcaccaaaccgtctgcgTGGTGATTTTGGGCAAACCGAGTCCAGCATTTTTATAGGTCGCCCGACCACCTACGCCTATCTCCAGCAAAAATTAATTTGCAACCCCTATTTCactctttctttcttcttttattttattaatttttaattaagtatttatagtagcgtatttgtatgtttatatgtttgtatatatgtatggaatatattttatatttttgtacatatctttaatatgttatgtttagtatatactatgttttatgttttttttttttattatttttttttttatgttaatttagttttaagtcctaatatttaattttgtttgttgtaccacctacttatttcttataacattttcttgtatgcctttggttgcctggaagagatcgctatttagcgataaggccgccaaattgtacgttctaccttattgtgctgttgtatttgtatctctgtaaattttctctgtggtgtacaataaaagtgtattcattcattcattcattcattcactcctTTAGGGGGTTAATTTCTCAAAACCGTATCTCAACACGTATCTCTGACACCGACTGTCTAGATGGAGAATTTCAAGTTTGTAAGCTTTATATTTCCTGAAATTTCGTGGTTAGACAGTGAGTCAGTGggtttctcttttaaatatttagatttatgATGTGTGTGTATTCCTGCTTTGAAGAGTTACGTATTGAAGTGAACATGGAAATACTGAATACTAAAGTATTTCTAATATAAACGTAGCAACACTTATTAAATTAATCTGAAAATACTACCCACCTCtttaagttggtgaacgtaTTTGTCAGAAGTGTCACAGTCGCCATCGCAAGAACACGAGCcaggcacttgtgagattgagTCTCTGCAGCCACCCCAAATACCTCTGTAGGGGTCTGGTAGCATTGTCTGTTGAATTTTCGATATTATGTTAAGGAagttattaataagtaaaataatggtGAAAAATCTGTTTCAcgcaaatctctaaactaaattaacaagtCTAAAAAAGTTTCTCCTGTTCTTATCGACAAGAAAATTTCATAACTTTTTTACGACCGCTCATTTCGAGGacgtttttttgaaattttacctAGTACAgaataatttcattaaatcatttaatCGAATGTAGTACAGTTGTTAGAACCattcatttaaaatgttactactGGTTTGAACTAAGACGGTATTCGACATCTAATACTAGACTCCACTACACCCAATATTCAAAATCTGTGATTAAGAAGTCGTACGAGTCTACGCTCTTTTGTGAAACCCGACGACTGGAGTTCGGCGCCGACTCTGTACTGAATGAGGTAATTTTAAACAACACAAGCTAAACTTTCTcgattcacacacacacatataaccTCGTACGGTACAGTGCCACCGTAGGAGCCTTCTCAGGTGAACACATGTACTTTGGCAGTCATATTAACTGAGTCTGTAAAGAAGGAGGGCCCACAATACAGGTAGCTGTTTCACAACTCTGAGATCTTGCTATGGGCCCCGGGAAATCCTGGAAGCTTGCGGATATTAGCAGTGGCCACAACAATCAAATTTACACTTACTAATGAACGTGGAAGCTTGAAGTATCGtcaccaaaaaataaaatatttagtaaactactacaaaattactaattattattcaaaactttaaaagttTCCAATTtagttattcaaaaatatatcacaTTTCAAAGTTTTCATACTTACACGACCTCCCACTTTGCGGGAATTGAAGCACAACGAATGAGAGGGTATTTCAATTATCCtaaatagtatttaattttGGCCGCGTATCCTATGTTACACTAAGGAAAATTCACTCAGTTAAGAACTCGAGAGGATGGTCAAATATCTTTACAACGCTTGCTTAATTACTAGAATCTTCCTTACATGATGAATTCCAGCAGGTACTGGTAACGGTGTCCGATACAACTGCTGGGCCGTTAGACCTATCATGACACTGGAGTAGCCGTGGTAACTACTTTGCAAGGAAATGACGTCATGGTTTCCGGTATACGATTTCGCTAAGAGTATGGCCAGGTCGTTTGCTTCTGTACCACTGTTAACTAGGTACACCACCTACGGAATtagaataaagtttaaaaattgtttttacctaCTACTCAATTGAATCTCAAAATCCATAATTCAGAACATAGGTACAGAAACcgtgtcgtcatcatcatcacatcaacccatttccgggcaccactacagagcacgggtctcctcccacaattagaagaggttaaggccgtagtccaccaatccgcactgggcgctggccaacattatgtagaactctcagaaatgcaggtttcctcacgttgtattccttcaccgttaaagcaagtgatatattaattactttaaacacacaacttagaagagttagaggtTCGAACTCtaccctccgaaagtgaagttgagctcccaaagcgctatcaccgtttacaccgtgtacacgactttgaagcatcaaaaaccactccagttTAGTACTGTTTTCCGAAcaagcggttagtcacttctTTCCATTTAGCGGTTGGCAGGACATTCTACCTCTAACtaaatgttctaaacgtttactatgAAACGGGGAAAATTGGAAAAATTCGTGAGCTAGCAACTTTCTgctggtgtgaagtgagacgggcatttacaatgtttttggacacaatgccatgttcttaattctgtgtctcCAAATAAGGATACCACCAGTCCACCAATAATTGAGGAACCAAGTAGAACCCTGAAGAATACCCAGAACCTGTAAAAAAGTTgtcgcctattaacagagcacACACATACTTCTCAGGGCATGAAAGGAACGTTAAGCAGGTGAAGGTGTTAAGACTcgtgtgcctttaattacaccggcaacgtCCTTCAGACTGTAattgcattgcaacaatgctgctttgcggcagaaataagcatggcgcttATTACCCGGACCCCGGACGAGTTTTGTCTTAAAAggctctgctactactaaaacAATCAATATAGTATATTGTTtgttactatactatactacgacaatacacatacaatacgccatctagccccaaaattaagcgtagcttgtgttatgggtattaagatgattgatgactatttttattaataatatacataaatacttgtaaaatagagataaacacccaaacactgaaaaaattcatcacacaaacatttttcgggaatcgaacccaactGGAGAATGTAAGTGTGGCCTTGGATTCTGAACTGGATTCtgtactgcgccaatcggccgtcaaatggagataaaaaaatgtgaaattaCTGGGCACACTTATTACAGTAAAATACCACAACAAGTTTGCACCAGTGCTGTAAACTAAACAGCTATATTCAGTGGATTGGATGGATTACAGCATCGGGCTAAGAAGTGGTTTAACTTAAAACCTAAAGCCTTTATCATTGAGGCATTATGGACAGCATTAGATGGTAAAATAGCTCGGATTACCTTTAAGTCTCCTGGAAATTTGGCCGTTAATTTCTCAACGTATTCATATATCTGTGGATGTCTGTATATATTTGTAGTGTGCCAGAGAGTATCAATTTGTTTATGCAGAGCTGCTGTCACTTTCCTAGAACAATAGGTTTTATTCGTTTACTTCCCAGAATTCCAAACGCCATAATAAGTATCATATCCAAGTTCAAAAGCGTGACTGAGAGGATAAACGGAGCTAGAGAAGTTAAAGTAACCACTTAGAACTCTTTGAAACCGATCTAACTAACGTGGAGCCCAGCGGCCAATAGCTTTTGGTACTTCGGGGATTATCTTGATAAGATGGGTATTTATTATGGCAGTGAACTAATTTTGCTACGCACACCAATGTGTTTCAATACCGGATACACTCAATGTACCGGAACACTCTATACACTAGCGGTATCTGCGTTAACACACAGTAATGCAATATGTATCTGTGGAACACCTGTGCTTGCAGACAGGGTGTCTATTTAAGCAGCTGATAGCTAGAGAGTCGCAAGTCAAAAGgtgaaaaaaaatctgcttattttaataaactttggCTCGCATCTCGAAGAACATGTTATTTATttcccgggaaaataaagggttcctgcggcacatacaataacatttattttttatttaagtagtagtaccgacaaatacgtggcACTAGAAACTGAATAAAGCTATGGGTATAATATAACACGgcacgttaccatcttagactgcatcatcacacaTCATTAGGAGAATAAAATAAGATGACAAGGGATTAAACTAACCTgttcacctgccaaagcacggcaacagggcatacgagaagttcacccccgtttattatttggatgttatttcaACTTGTGCGACGATGAAAAATGtctaaacaattattaattctaAAGTCAAAATTCCTAAAGATGCCCTAGTGTCGGAGCTGTCGTAGAGACTACATTTCCGAAGatgtgtttggtgtggagtataaaagttcaagaaattataaattacacaacacagattctcctgcttttcgcggagtatgtgaaattaagctttattttcgtTGTAGGTATaccatggaattccacaaattTTGTGCCCATACGATCAGTGGAGctagttagttaaataaatagtttctcACGGATGACAATGCCCTACAGAAACAGTGACGATGCCACCAAACAGGTCGAGATACCGCCGGCCTTCATGGTCGAACAACCATTGCATGTGTCCCTGGTGCACGACCACTGGCCGCTTGAACACGTTGAACATCACTGGTGGCAAGTTCTCGGACTTTATCCTGTTCGTTTCTGCGAATGATGGTCCctggaagtttaaaaaaatgctttttttgtaTCTTCTGTCACAACCAACAAAAACTTATAGCTCAGAGGCACCGTTTTAGCGTTCGATACCCAAAGGGTTCAACTGGAccctaagactccgctgtccgtgaGTCTGTCTGCCCGtttgtcaccaggctgtatctcatgaactcATATGTAGATATTATTTTGCAGATATAACAAAAGATACTAAATTAccgaataaatatatatttaagggggctgcaatacaacagacatgattttgTTTAGCCTTTTTTAGAGGTAGATATGGTACAGAATCTTTCTTGCGCGAGTCCGTctcgcactttttttttttaactgacgGACCATACATATTATCCACCTGATCGTTAGTGGAAAACTGTCACTGAAGAGTCATGTTTTTAATTAACACACAATTGCAAATGGGCGAAAATAAAATGGGACAGATATAGTAAATATCCCGTATAAGAACATACTTGCACCGGTTTTGTATAAaaccaaaagtaaataacatGCAAGCCTGCTCcaccatataaataaataataaataaatatactacgacaatacacacatcgccatctagtccaaagtaagcgtagcttgtgttatgggtactaagataactgatgaatattttttatgatatcatatatagataaacacccagacactgaaaaacattcacgttcatcacacaaatattgtccagtcgtgggaatcgaacccacggcgttggactcagaaagcagggtcgctgcccactgcgccaatcggccgtcaatatattgCATGCCCACTTACCAAATAAACAGATTAAATTATCTTACATCGTACTTGTTCGGAATGAAGTCGCATTTTGGCAACACACTTGCGTATCTCCTACTTAATATATTGTAGCAATGCCGCGAAACTGTAAAACAACATAtcgtaatataaattaatgtttaaagcattaaattaaaaaacttttacacTCTACTTCACATTTTTACAGCCCACTAGAGGGCATGGGTCGAACAATGATAAGggtcttttctttcttttcctgggcctccgtctccgtacttggttggtctgAACTGTCCGTTGTACGGTATGAGAAGGGCAATGatcaagtacggattggtagacttcacacgttgTAGGTACgacagaaaattaaaagttattcaGTGAACTGAgataatttactattattattattattaaattatttattgcatagacaaaaataaaataaaaagattaaaaaaagtaaataagaataaaatacaatagataaaataataataaaaaaactagtatAGGTGTGCAAtggtggtcttatcgctaaagcgatctctccaaGACAACCTTTGCATaagcttaaatatttaatgaatttataagtatagtatCTATGTAAGGCataatttatgataaaaatcaGATATAGCAATTTtcccaaaatataataatacattaataataacagTACCTTTAACCGCCATTAAAttacgtaaaatattttttatcaagttTACAGGGCGACAACGCGAATGCtactgaattaaatttaaagtataaatCACAAATCTTGACATCTTGACACCAGAATGTGTTTATGATAACAAAAGTCGCTTAGCATATGGTGTTAAGTAGAATttacattgttttaatatacttacttttataaaataattaaaattcggttgtattttgcattttaaattaatgttgtcACAGCTATAACGTAGTCAAGACATTAACAAAACTATAGGTATGCTTTACTACGATTTTGGTAAcggtacttttatataaaaagtaactaaCAGGGCTCTGGCACCCTAGGCAACATAATGAAAGCTAAACCGCGAACGAATCGCTCAGGCTAAACCcaataaaaaattggttttacttgttaaaatataaattgaacgCATAACTTAATAGCGACGGTTGTCAACTCATCACATATTTTGTATAGGGATAACAGATCGCAACCAACATCTGAACGCCGAAGAACTATAAAAAAGGAGTACACAAAGCATATACCTAGGTACTTTTAACTTCTAATGAGCGTATAAGACATACGCTCATTCATAGTAggtaaaatacaaaacaaaataagaacTTTTACAATTAATTCACAAATTAAAGCTTACGATGATAAACGCTTTGTTTgtgttacattatttttttatcaattgttTTAGTTATAGTGATAAGATAGTAGGTAATACAAATGACTATATTTAGGTgtcttattaaagaaaaaaataagcaattgtctttgttaaaaaactttattattc is a window encoding:
- the LOC120630305 gene encoding alanine--glyoxylate aminotransferase 2, mitochondrial — translated: MAVKVSRHCYNILSRRYASVLPKCDFIPNKYDGPSFAETNRIKSENLPPVMFNVFKRPVVVHQGHMQWLFDHEGRRYLDLFGGIVTVSVGHCHPKVTAALHKQIDTLWHTTNIYRHPQIYEYVEKLTAKFPGDLKVVYLVNSGTEANDLAILLAKSYTGNHDVISLQSSYHGYSSVMIGLTAQQLYRTPLPVPAGIHHTMLPDPYRGIWGGCRDSISQVPGSCSCDGDCDTSDKYVHQLKELLENSMPAGRVAAFFAESIQGVNGGVQFTKGYIKKARELIRTYGGLYVADEVQTGFGRTGDAFWGFESHGVVPDIVTLAKGIGNGFPLAAVVTTKEIAQAHAKATYFNTFGGNPMASAVGKAVLEVIDEENLQQNCKETGKYFIEQLMALQKVYPVIGDVRGKGLMLAIEMVEPGTKDPLNKPDFANILEMIKDSGVLIGTGGRWGNVLRIKPPMCINKDDFTSKVVKCEETKEPIVEYGKVLTFQGYQVTLENTILFPAGGGQPHDIGWLNNTEVLQVLRKGDEALHFTREPLDVGTEVAQKIDWARRFDHMQQHSGQHLLSAIIEKEHNLPTTSWWLGAEESYIELDSTSIKGDSIKLVEERCNELIRMAIPVTVKFCKANDPDLDEAHTRGLPKDCMDTIRIIRIGEIDENMCCGTHVTNLSQLQTIKLIGVEPGKKGKTNLKFLVGNRVTGTLRRMLQREKALVALLKNEPSKHEELVSKLQKNLKTANKNLQNVLLELAEHAINKVKSASPKPKYVFIYKKEATPEFNRAICKGLENEGLFMCLVSEEPDKPKEGQIIIQGPEIHCNALGQQITELLKGKGAFQNGKFQGKAGDLGGVNKCKKLIEDYFSNTQ